The proteins below come from a single Athene noctua chromosome 6, bAthNoc1.hap1.1, whole genome shotgun sequence genomic window:
- the LOC141961804 gene encoding E3 ubiquitin-protein ligase RBBP6-like: MPCVHYQFSSQLRRDTVTFSGLHISLGNLKREIMGRQKLKAANCDLRVTNAETGEEYTDANALIPKNSSVVVRRVPVRGVKTTSKTPVITRTEPASGTSRAIEDSSAAIPLAQLIKDSNFQSVRRLRKSTGIPRSFMVEVEDPNMKGAMLTPTGRYAIPIINA; this comes from the exons ATGCCGTGCGTCCATTACCAGTTCTCCTCCCAGCTGCGCCGCGACACGGTCACCTTCAGCGGCCTCCACATCTCCCTCGGCAACCTGAAGCGCGagatcatgggccgccagaagctgaaggcggccaactgCGATCTGCGGGTCACCAACGCCGAGACCGGAGAAg aatacacagatgccaaTGCTCTGATTCCTAAGAACTCCTCGGTAGTTGTTAGAAGAGTCCCTGttagaggagttaaaactaccagcaaaacaccagttat aactcgaacggagccagcgagtggaacatccagagca attgaggactcttctgcagccattcctctggCCCAGCTCATTAAG gacagtaattttcagtctgttcgcaGACTTCGAAAGAGCACGGGAATTCCCAGGAGTTtcatggtggaggtggaagatcccaatATGAAGGGTGCCATGCTGACACCGACTGGAAGATATGCCATcccaattattaatgcgtga